The DNA sequence TCAACCATTTGACTGAGCATTTGAAGCGTAACAAAAAAGACCACTCTACTCGTTTGGGTCTTTTGAAATTGGTTGGTAAGCGTCGTTCATTGTTGGATTATTTGACAAAGACTGACATCACGCGTTACCGTGCAATCATTGCAGAACTTGGAATTAGAAAATAATTTCAGAAATATAAAAGGGAATCCAATCCAAGGGTTCCCTTTTTTTGCTCATTGTAGCATACTTATTTCGTGTGATTTTTCATCGATTTATGAGGAAAATCGCCAATAATTAGATATTTTGGACGTACGAATGACCCAAATGGAGATGTGTCTGGTGGGGTAAATGCTGGACATCGGGTTACTCTTTTTACCTCGAATATAGTTTTTAGAAGATTCGATTTATATAATATTAATATGTATCCAAACGTAATAAACAAAACCTTATCCCTTCCTGATGGCCGTACTATCAGTGTAGAGACTGGTAAATTAGCGAAACAAGCCGACGGTTCTGTTGTGGTTCGCATGGGCGACACAATGTTGTTGGCCACTGTTGTATCTTCAAAAGATGCACGTGAAGGTGTAGATTTCCTCCCTCTTTCAGTTGA is a window from the Persicobacter psychrovividus genome containing:
- the rpsO gene encoding 30S ribosomal protein S15, producing the protein MYLAKEKKEEIFENHGRLKSKADTGSAESQIALFTHRINHLTEHLKRNKKDHSTRLGLLKLVGKRRSLLDYLTKTDITRYRAIIAELGIRK